AGTGGAAACACTGATGGCACACAGTTCTGAGAGTAAACAGTGTGCACCTTGCAGGCGAGGGGAGCACTGCAGTGCGTAACACCATATCGAAAGGAGTAAATCTAACTCATCTACAATGCACCATGTGTCTCACTCCGAGCAAAGCTCCCGGGCAACATCAGACTTCTGTAGTCAGAAGGGAGAGATATGAAGTAGAATAGTGACAACAAATACTCTCATGTGTCAAATACCAGTTTACATTGACAGTTTTACTACTGCTgattttttctgtgtttgactttgtgtAAGTTTCTTAGTACTTGTTTTCAAAAAGATTCTTGTTAGTCTGCCAAATGGCTCCACTCAAAGACTATGGACAATGAGAAATAACATTATCTTTCTCTCAGTAGCTCGGATTAGCTTAGCATTCATTTTTCAGTCTCAAATTCAGAGATTGGCTTTTTTTCCCACAAACATGCGTATGCATGCACACGCTTAAGCTCTTGCATATGCGCACATAACTAGAAAACTGAGGGGATTATTTATGACCTACAGCAAAGGCAAATAATGAAAAGAATGATAATTCGACCTCAGACatagttattttcattttaatttgatttcattaaGTATTACTTAATTGCTCAGTTGTATCTGTTGGGTTCTTTGAAGGCACCTAGTGTCCCTAGGCAAAGCAGAGCTCTCCAGCATGTCACATCAGGTGTAACCTTTGTTTCAGCAACACAGTTGCTTATTTTTTAGGAAAGTGATCCATCTTTCTTCAAGTGTCAAAGTCTCTACTTTGTAAATTGATGCTTCATCATGACCACACAGTCTGTCCATCTGTGCTCCTGAATAATAATGCAGTGGTGAGTTTTGTGCCCTAATGAACTGGGGTCCTGAGCCATGGAAAAGCTCTTCTACAAAATGTAAGAGGTTCTTGAGCACCCTGGCTGAGAAGCCTCTGTCAGACGTAAGCTGACTCACTAGACTGGGTCCTGCCCAGGTTGGGGGTCTGGGACAGGTGTGAAACATCCTTCTTGCGCACTTCACAAATGGACTTTCTTCGAGCCTGCACCCCTCGCATGGCCGTCTTTATCTTCCGCCAGCCAAGGTGGTTGAGCTCAGCCAGGTTGAGCAGCACACAAACGCCACTCACAGCAAACATAAAGACCAGAAACACGGTCTTTTCTGTGGGACGAGACACGTAACACTCCACCTCCTTCACACATGGGTATCGGTCACACTCAAACATCCCTGGTACGTTGAAGCCGTACAGGAAGTACTGGCCGGCCAGAAAGCCGATCTCCAGCGCGTTGCGGAACACTACCTGGATGACGTAGAAACGCGAGATGCCTTCCTGCCGTCGCACTTTAGAGCTCTTGTGTGTTTGAGGGAGTCCTCGGGGTCCATTGGGGATCTCCTTGACCTCGCAGTCGTGATCCTCCTTACTGCTGTCAGGGTGCAGCAGGATGCCGTTGATGTTGCGAGAGTGAAGCTTGCGAGGGTGATGATCGTGATGGCGACCGTGGTGACCGTGACCATGATGGTCCATATACGGATGCAGGAGAGAATAGCTTCGGTCACGTGCCTTGGCCGACTGATGAACAGAATATGTGATGAAGCACAGGCTCGGTGTGCACACCAGGATGATCTGAAAGACCCAGTAGCGGATGTGCGAGATGGGGAAGGCCTTGTCGTAGCAGGCCTGGTTGCAGCCGGGCTGCATGGTGTTGCAGATGAACATGATTTGCTCATCCTCGTACACCTTCTCCCCCACGATGCCAACGATCAGGATCCGGAAGATCACCACCACTGTCAGAAGgatcctgcagagagacagagagagaaggaaaagggcAGCGAGGGGAGGTGGTGAAAGGGAGAAAGACAGAGTCAGTTAATATCAAGCAAATGCACAGAGGTAAGGGGAAATATCTGGGTGTGATTCTGACAATGTTATGATTGCTTTAGGTGTCTTGGTTGAGTATAATTAGTGATTAGATGTTGTTTTACATGCTGGTTTGAGTGAAGACTTTTCAGAAAGGCGACTAAAGGGATCAAATAGCATTAGGTTCATCTTGTACTTATATATCAggagcaaaagaaagaaaactgtttGTCCATGTATATCTGTatgtacataaatatatatatatatattggtatGAGCatgcatgactgtgtgtgtgtgtgttttttgtgttctcACTCCCTGCCCtgacaaaaaacacaataagaagGTTGAGTTGCACACCAGATAACATACACACATGAGCTCACTAATCACAAAAGACTGTAACTGGAGGGGTTGTCAGACCAAAGGTGGTATCACACTCATCTTCACTGCTGAGCTAAAATGGAACATTGCATTCATTGatatcagcatgtgtgtgtgtgtgcatgtgtgtgtgtgtgtgcagtcatgCTTAAACAGCGACTGCTATTCACTGATTCAAGGAACAGTGTGATAAAATCAATGGGTAATGTTATTCCTATGAGATTCATCCCTGCCCTTTTGTTTTATCTTATCATAAATCTCCTCACTTTTGCAAAGCTATTGAATATACGTTGAACTGctgcacaaaaaaaacctcATATCATTGTGTGGACAAGAATTACTGGTGGCATCCTCTTAGAGTGGGACGACTTCCCGTTGAGCGTCATCGCTGCGGTAAGAGAATGCTGCTTCCAGGAGCCACTGGATCTGGAGAGCAGTGCAGCTGTTAGGCTTCTGAGAGACTGGTGCGCTATAGTGTTATCTTCTGGTGTCGATCCATTGTGAGGCACTGCGGAGGAAGACTTAGGCTTTACTGCACCGTCAGCTCTTTCTAATGAGCAACGAAAGCCTTTACATCATGGGGCTCCCCGGTATTTATGCCACAATGCAGTGGCCGTGCACGCTCCCTGCACGGAGGAGCCGATTACGTAGGACACCCTTGTTTAAGGCCACCCAAGGCAACTAAAGGCACAGAGATAGATGGGACCTGCAGCACTGGGTGGATGAGAACAACTGGGTAAAATGGCTGCTAGCCTTTAAGGCGGGTGATGTTGGTGATATGATTCCGCTGCATTTTAAATATGTGCATGAAAGATTGGTCTTTCTACCATTGATCTATCCTCATGTCAAATGAGACTCCATAGCGCTTCTTATAATGAGGACTCAAGAATGCCCACACCTCCCATTTGTGGCCAGTAACTACAGCAACGAGCAAATTTGTGAAAGGTGAGTTTCTGAAAACAAGTGTAATGAGCGAAAAGAGGTGGAGACACAGAGGTTTGGAGGAAGAAATGAAGAGAAACGTCTAAAAAGTGTTTTAGTCCTTCGAGATTGTCAATCCGTGAGAGCCAAGTGGAAGACCGGTGAAGGGTAAGAGCACAGGAACCTGAGTTAGTGAGAAACAGACTTAAAGTAGAGCAGCGCAACGCTGCAGGACTGTTTCTGCTCCACCTgcgagtgtgtttttgtgtgacaaagacagacacaaggacacagagacaaaggggGAGAATCAGCGATGTGTGTGACTTGTTCAAAATGGCACACGTGTCCGGCCGTCTGTGCTCGGAGCAGCTGCTAGTAGATATGCTACACTGACTTTTATGGTTTGGAAAATCCGCAGAATAAAGCTTGTCTGCACCTTTGGTCCTCCGAAAGCCAATTGCAGGTTGTGTATGTTAGTTGGACGCTCAGACACTCTGATCCTTCGCTTTGAGCCAGATGCATCTGCCTGTATTGGTCATTTCACAGCAGTGGGTTTGACCCGAGGCCTGTTATTGATGGTTCTCTGCACCACAAGGAGTCATCCGAGGCATCCTGCTGCACTGAGATAGAAATCTGCAGTCGACGCTGCACGTTTATATGCAAAAATATGTGTTTAAATAACATAGAGAATATGAAATTGGCTGATTTTCAGTGTCTATGAGAGTCTGGGGCACTCCTGATGTTAAGCACTGTAAAGATAAAATGAGGCATACAGCATATCCGTGTTCGCTTTCTGCTGAGATTCATTTCATGCCAGGGATAATTACTACATCGTAACAGCATTAGCTAAATGTCACTAAGTCTGCGTGCTACCCACATGTCTGCACAGTGGCACAGGCTCAGAGATCGAGAaggctttcttttttcttttttttttacgtgtttgctgatattaaatatatacatcaaatattTTTCAATTATCCAAACCTAACAGATGGTGAATTATATTATTGATAGTATTCATGGGAgctctacaaaataaaaatagatacaGCTAGATTGGAAATATATTGTTTATGTTGTGTGCGAAGCTGTGACTTTCTCATTACATAGTAAACACTGCTATCCCTTATCCCCACACATACTATTCATATAATATTCATGAGGCTGCACTAGATCCGGGGATGCTGTTTTCTTCAaggtaatttatttttatttttgccaaGTCAATGTTGTCCTTTCTGTCTTTGCACATTTTATACTGTCCCTTCACGATCGCATTTTTGCATAACCTCAGCCAAAAAACCACCctaagaaataaaattaaaaaagaatatGACACAGTATTTAATTTCAAGACAAAGAGTGTAAAGTGTAAGAATGTGATTGTGGATGTAATATAATTAGTCAGATTTGGATGTTTGAATTTACGTGAATGATTATGACAGCCTGTGTGGGACCAACATTTTTCAAGCAACAagatcaattaaaaaaagtcaTGAAAACTTACACCGGCCTTGCAACGAGCTGCTTTATGTGACGTCTTTACAACGCACATCTGATCACCTTAAAGCACAAACCTAGTAAAAATGTCCCGGCCGTGTGTTCATATTCTAAATGCATGAGTTGGACTGGTTGGATTGGATGCAGAAAAAAGGGCTGTGAGGATAATGTGGCCCACAATGGATAAACCTTTTTGCTCACTGGACTTTTCTATTTGACGTAGTGCAGTTATCACTCTTTGTTTGTTGGGGCGGTTTGGATCTTTAGAAATTTCCAAGACATTGCAAATATTGAGTGTAGTGCTGTGTGCGTTTGCAGGCatggatgtatgtgtgtgtgtgcgtgtgggtgtgggtgtgggtgtgggtgtgtatgtgtgtactccACTGCTGGACAACAGGATAATCAGCACAGGGCAGATTGCTGCATTAGCAGAAAGCATGTGGACGAAGGTTATCTGCAAACATCAGTGTTTTAAGCACTGCAGAGTAACGAGCCAATACTGTGCGTTAGAGTGGATTCGGGTGAGACAGCTCCAGGGCCTGAACCTGCAGAATATTCAATAACTCCCATAAATGATGAAAAggatttttcacaatttttagCATCTCAATCCTGAGGGGCTGAATATGAAAAGAGGACCACTTGCTGAGTCAATTCCAAAAAAGTACAACATGAAGAGAATGCACACGCCACCAGACACCATGAGCTTCCTGCTTCCTGTAGGACCTCCTCTCAGTTCAGACTCATGATTACTATTCTTAAGACTTTCTAAATCTCAAACACAGGTTAGACCCTTTCCTTATTTTCATTGTCCTCTGTTGCATCGCCGACAGCTGGCATTTCCACACAGTGCAAAGACCAACCGCAGCTCACAGCTAACAAGAAGACAGAGTAAAGATTAAGGACACGATGCTTCACTGCTGCAGAACTCTGCAGACTGATCTGTAGGCAGCTGACTGAcctgtaagagtgtgtgtgtagtggaaCGATAACTGCTCTTCAGCTGGTGTATCGGCTGGACATGCAGGCTCCCTCTTTCCCAGAGGCttttagacacacacatacacacacacacacacacacacacacacacacacacacatacacacacacacccacacgcacacacacactcatacctTCATTCATACAGCAGCTGCTGTCACCAGCCTCCAGGGACAGAAATGACCCGGAGCACAGCAGCAGATGCAATGGGAAACACGCACACTTTCCTCTCACacgcatacacgcacacacacatactaaatCAAAAATCATTCTTTACTGTTTCTGTGTCAAtattaacaaacacaaaaattaaCATATCTCTGCACACGTAGGTACACAGAATGTCGTGAAGTGAGTTCAGTGTAATCTTTGCAGAGACCTCCCGCAAACATATTTCACCCGCCCATCCAGTCTTTATACTAAGCTCCACTGATTGCTGATGGCAGCTCATAAGGAATCAAGTCCTCAGCAGGCAGAGAAATTCTGCAGCTTAACTGTCAGGGTgcagaaatgtctctctcttgccCCTCATCTACTGTTTGTCTCTTAAACTGTTTTAATACGCTTAGGTCTTGCCCACGTATCAAGCAGGCACACATGATCGCCTGAGGCGCCACGAGGAGTCGGTGTGACAAACAGACTAATTTAAGCCAAATTTGTGTGACTTCCGATGCAGTGGTTCACTTATTTCTGGCTTCCTCTTCAAATACTTATCAGCAATATTTTACTTAGAGTGTTAAAATAATTATGATAGTCAGTCTTAGCCCCACATACCTGAAACGACCACAGAGCTCAGGGTCATCAAATTTCTCAAACCTTTCTCACGTGTTTATGTGACCACGGGCTTCTGTACATTTTCTTCGAATGGTTTTCTTTCATGCCATTAACCTGCCAGGGGCAACAGAGGCTAAATCTGGTACATTTAAATGACGGGCCTAAGT
This genomic window from Pleuronectes platessa chromosome 15, fPlePla1.1, whole genome shotgun sequence contains:
- the LOC128457602 gene encoding gap junction delta-2 protein-like — protein: MGEWTILERLLEAAVQQHSTMIGRILLTVVVIFRILIVGIVGEKVYEDEQIMFICNTMQPGCNQACYDKAFPISHIRYWVFQIILVCTPSLCFITYSVHQSAKARDRSYSLLHPYMDHHGHGHHGRHHDHHPRKLHSRNINGILLHPDSSKEDHDCEVKEIPNGPRGLPQTHKSSKVRRQEGISRFYVIQVVFRNALEIGFLAGQYFLYGFNVPGMFECDRYPCVKEVECYVSRPTEKTVFLVFMFAVSGVCVLLNLAELNHLGWRKIKTAMRGVQARRKSICEVRKKDVSHLSQTPNLGRTQSSESAYV